One Diabrotica virgifera virgifera chromosome 3, PGI_DIABVI_V3a genomic window carries:
- the LOC126882681 gene encoding uncharacterized protein LOC126882681 produces MSNKRITMVCYTDDAALIAESEDDLQRQLFQFFQISRQLNMNMSTNNTKCMSTAKYPLRCKLVVENNPIEQVMQFRYLGIDISSADDPVKDLRSQINRASALSRGLRGIVWSNPYMGPDSKIRIYKT; encoded by the coding sequence ATGAGCAACAAAAGAATTACTATGGTATGTTACACAGATGATGCAGCACTTATTGCCGAATCAGAAGATGATCTTCAGAGACAGCTCTTTCAGTTCTTTCAAATAAGCCGCCAACTAAATATGAACATGTCTACCAACAATACTAAATGTATGTCAACAGCAAAATATCCTCTCCGATGTAAGTTAGTTGTTGAGAACAACCCCATAGAACAGGTGATGCAATTCAGATATCTGGGCATAGATATATCAAGCGCCGACGACCCAGTAAAGGACctgaggagtcagatcaacaGAGCATCTGCATTGTCAAGGGGTCTGAGGGGGATAGTCTGGTCAAATCCGTATATGGGCCCAGATAGTAAAATCAGAATCTACAAGACttaa